Proteins encoded together in one Diceros bicornis minor isolate mBicDic1 chromosome 18, mDicBic1.mat.cur, whole genome shotgun sequence window:
- the SLC4A1 gene encoding band 3 anion transport protein — protein MDNQDGTMGDSQENHEEGLEVLQKDYEDQGISTPTLEEPAAYVTEQQTAADYQTTSHPGTHEVYVELQELVMDRKNQELQWMETARWVRLEENLGEDGAWGRPHLSYLNFWSLLELQRAFANGAVLLDLPETSLAGVANQLLDRFIYEEQIQPNDRDQLFRILLLKHSHARDLEALEGVKPMVVTRSGAASQPLLLEHPSLETQLYCAQGEGGTEGHSPSGILEKIPPDSEVALVLVGRAAFLRKPVLGFVRLQEAVELEATVEPPVPVRFLLVLLGPEAPHTDYTQLGRAAATLMLERVFRTDAYLAQRKEELVRSLEGFLDCSLVLPPSDAPSQQALLSLVPVQKELLRRRYLTSPAKPDPRFYKGLDLDGDSWVPSGPEDPLQRTGQLFGGLVRDIRRRYPRYLSDITDAFSLQVLAVVIFIYFAALTPAITFGGLLGEKTQNQMGVSELLLSTAVQGVLFALLGAQPLLVLGFSGPLLVFEEAFFSFCESNDMEYIVGRVWIGFWLILLVVLMVAFEGSFLVRFISRYTQDIFAFLISLIFIFETFSNLVKIFQKHPLRKNYTQNVVIDPEPQDPLPNTALLSLVLMAGTFFLAMVLRRFKNSSYFPGKLRRLIGDFGVPISALIMVMVDFLIQDTYTQKLNVPEGLTVSKPTFRGWLIHPLGLHSSFPIWMMFASVLPALLVFILIFLESQITTLIISKPERKTVKGSGFHLDLLLIMGMGGLAPLFGMPWLSATTVRTVTHANALTSVVKASTPGAADQIQVKEQRISGLLVAALVGLSILMVPVLRRIPLAVLFGIFLYMGVTSLSGIQFFDRILLLFKPPKYHPDVPYVKRVKTWRMHLFTATQIICMVVLWVVKSFPSASLALPFVLILTVPLRYFLLPRIFKKLELQCLDADDVKPTFDEDEGQDEYDEVHMPV, from the exons ATGGACAATCAGGACGGCACCATGGGGGATTCCCAG GAGAATCAtgaagaggggctggaggttttACAGAAGGATTATGAAGACCAGGGTATCTCCACACCCACGCTGGAGGAGCCGGCAG CTTACGTCACCGAGCAGCAGACAGCCGCAGACTACCAGACCACATCACACCCAGGCACCCACGAG GTCTATGTGGAGCTGCAGGAACTGGTGATGGACAGGAAGAACCAGGAGCTTCAATGGATGGAGACAGCACGCTGGGTGCGTCTGGAGGAGAACCTGGGGGAGGACGGGGCCTGGGGCCGCCCGCACCTGTCTTACCTCAACTTCTGGAGCCTCCTGGAGCTGCAGAGAGCCTTTGCCAATG GTGCTGTCCTCCTGGACCTGCCAGAGACCTCCCTGGCCGGGGTGGCCAACCAGCTGCTGGACAGGTTTATCTATGAGGAGCAGATCCAGCCTAATGACCGAGACCAGCTGTTCCGGATCCTGCTGCTCAAACACAG CCATGCCCGAGACCTAGAAGCCCTAGAGGGTGTGAAGCCCATGGTCGTGACACGTTCTGGGGCTGCTTCACAGCCTCTGCTCCTCGAACAcccctctctggagacacagCTCTATTGTGCACAG GGAGAGGGGGGCACAGAAGGGCACTCACCatcaggaattctggaaaagattCCCCCAGATTCGGAGGTCGCCTTGGTGCTAGTGG GCCGTGCCGCCTTCCTGAGGAAGCCGGTGCTGGGCTTTGTGCGCCTACAGGAGGCCGTGGAGCTGGAGGCCACTGTGGAGCCACCCGTGCCTGTGCGCTTCCTCCTTGTGTTGCTGGGACCCGAGGCCCCCCACACCGACTACACTCAGCTTGGTCGGGCTGCTGCCACCCTCATGCTGGAGAGG GTGTTCCGCACTGATGCATACCTGGCgcagaggaaggaggagctggTGCGCTCCCTGGAGGGCTTCCTGGACTGCAGCCTGGTGCTGCCTCCCTCAGACGCCCCCTCCCAGCAGGCCCTGCTCAGTCTGGTGCCCGTGCAGAAGGAGCTGCTGCGGAGACGCTACCTGACCAGCCCTGCTAAGCCGGACCCCAGATTCTACAAGGGCCTAG ATTTGGATGGGGATTCATGGGTCCCTAGTGGCCCGGAGGACCCTCTGCAGCGGACAGGCCAACTTTTCGGGGGCCTGGTGCGTGACATCCGGCGCCGCTACCCCCGCTACTTGAGTGACATCACAGATGCGTTCAGCCTCCAAGTCCTGGCTGTCGTCATCTTCATCTACTTTGCCGCCCTGACACCTGCCATCACCTTTGGTGGCCTCCTGG GAGAGAAGACCCAGAACCAGATGGGGGTGTCGGAGCTGCTCCTGTCCACTGCAGTGCAGGGTGTCCTCTTCGCCCTGCTGGGAGCTCAGCCCCTGCTTGTGCTTGGCTTCTCAGGACCCCTACTTGTGTTTGAGGAAGCCTTCTTCTCG TTCTGTGAGAGTAATGACATGGAGTACATCGTGGGCCGTGTGTGGATCGGTTTCTGGCTCATCCTGCTGGTGGTGCTCATGGTGGCCTTTGAGGGCAGCTTCCTGGTCCGCTTCATCTCCCGCTACACCCAGGACATCTTCGCCTTCCTCATCTCCCTCATCTTCATCTTTGAGACCTTCAGCAATCTGGTCAAG atcttccagaaacatccactAAGGAAGAATTATACCCAGAATGTGGTGATAGACCCCGAACCTCAGGACCCCCTGCCTAACACAGCCCTCCTCTCCCTTGTACTCATGGCCGGCACCTTCTTCCTCGCCATGGTGTTGCGCAGGTTCAAGAACAGCTCCTACTTCCCTGGCAAG CTGCGGCGGCTCATCGGGGACTTTGGAGTTCCCATCTCTGCTCTGATCATGGTCATGGTGGATTTCCTCATCCAGGATACCTACACCCAG AAACTCAATGTGCCTGAAGGCCTCACCGTGTCCAAGCCCACATTCCGGGGCTGGCTCATACACCCGCTGGGCTTGCATTCCTCTTTCCCCATCTGGATGATGTTTGCCTCCGTCCTGCCTGCCCTGCTGGTCTTCATTCTCATTTTCCTTGAATCCCAGATTACCAC GCTGATTATCAGCAAACCAGAGCGCAAGACGGTCAAGGGCTCCGGCTTCCACCTGGACCTGCTGCTGATCATGGGCATGGGCGGGTTGGCCCCCCTCTTTGGGATGCCATGGCTCAGTGCTACCACAGTGCGTACTGTCACCCACGCCAATGCCCTCACCTCTGTGGTCAAGGCCAGCACCCCAGGGGCTGCAGACCAGATCCAGGTCAAGGAGCAGCGGATCAGCGGCCTGCTGGTCGCTGCACTTGTGG GCCTGTCCATCCTCATGGTGCCTGTCCTGCGTCGCATCCCCCTAGCTGTGCTGTTTGGCATCTTCCTCTACATGGGGGTCACATCCCTCAGCGGCATCCAGTTCTTTGACCGCATCTTGCTTCTGTTCAAGCCACCCAAGTACCACCCTGATGTGCCCTACGTCAAGCGG GTAAAGACTTGGCGCATGCACTTGTTCACGGCCACCCAGATCATCTGCATGGTGGTGCTGTGGGTGGTGAAGAGCTTCCCGAGCGCCTCGCTGGCTCTGCCCTTCGTCCTCATCCTCACAGTGCCCCTGCGCTACTTCCTGCTGCCACGCATCTTCAAGAAGCTGGAGCTCCAGTGT CTGGATGCTGACGATGTCAAGCCGACCTTTGACGAGGACGAAGGTCAGGATGAATACGACGAGGTGCACATGCCTGTGTAA